From the genome of Impatiens glandulifera chromosome 9, dImpGla2.1, whole genome shotgun sequence, one region includes:
- the LOC124914203 gene encoding protein PHOTOPERIOD-INDEPENDENT EARLY FLOWERING 1 codes for MSTKGPRPKADHETRVKRQKALEACKEPRRPKTHWDHVLEEMVWLSKDFESERKWKLVQAKKVALRASRGMLDQATRGEKKAKEEEQRLRKVALNISKDVKKFWTKIEKLVLYKHQLAVDEKKKKTLDKQLEFLLGQTERYSTMLAENLVYPPCIIGNPHSDAHEPQSSSQPKIEDHTIHGRDSMDKVNLGSQEDDVKVDEDFHALSEDEIEDDWHTLEEDEALITEEERKEELEALQNEVEMPLEELLKRYNVEEGRRESDIAVDNLEAGPTILANDNGKSRRESDIAVDNVEAGPTILASVNGKKKNESDTLQDIDGVESSDVFGCCGNSNGILPTSKIKFSKLGSTSKDSQKSKKIRGLYDFHDEQEDDDFVLGAIEDKDDETTLSEEEHQEKNEAVNPVDEISLLQLESEIPLEDLLARYREESAMDEDSEHSSLYDSSSEDLLDPPLETGIEQVDQCSVHDSPDEHGKLEIVLASTDQEEVETDLVGEKMENENMIADAAAAARSAQPTGNTFSTTKVRTKLPFFLKYPLREYQHIGLDWLVTMYMKRLNGILADEMGLGKTIMTIALLAHLACEKGIWGPHLIVVPTSVMLNWETEFLKWCPAFKILTYFGSAKERKFKRQGWMKLNSFHVCITTYRLVIQDSKIFKRKKWKYLILDEAHLIKNWKSQRWQTLLNFNSKRRILLTGTPLQNDLMELWSLMHFLMPHVFQSHQEFKDWFCNPISGMVEGQEKINKEVIDRLHNVLRPFILRRMKRDVEKQLPMKIEHVINCRLSRRQRNLYEDFIASSETQATLASANFFGMISVIMQLRKVCNHPDLFEGRPIVSSFDMDGINMQLSSLVCSVLTPKPLSEVDLQGFGFLFTHLDFSMTSWESGEVQSIATPSSLIEGRAGHDILEELKPLYKNSKSFRTNIFEEIQKAILEERLREAKERAASVAWWNSLRCKRKPIYSTSLRDLVMIGHPISGVQHERSYMNSSMFANAVLSPVERMQSMIDQVESFMFAIPAARASTPHCWCSKSGSSSAFLSPTFKERCTRFFSPLLTPFRPAIVRRQLYFPDRRLIQFDCGKLQELAVLLRRLKSEGHRALIFTQMTKMLDILEAFINLYGYTYMRLDGSTQPEERQTLMQRFNTNPKYFLFILSTRSGGVGINLVGADTVIFYDSDWNPAMDQQAQDRCHRIGQTREVHIYRLISQSTIEENILKKANQKRALDDLVIQSGSYNTEFFKKLDPMELFSGHRTVKSMQKEKKDNDGSEIPVSHDDLEAALMNAEDEADYMALKKVEQEEAVDNQEFTEEAIGKLEDDELINEDETKAEEAIDLDGLLTASYKDNEENRENNLREERALTLVVKDDDADMLADVKEMAAAAATAEQAILSLESQLRPIDRYAVRFLELWDPIINKEAIESEIRFEEREWELDRLDRLKEEMEAEIDDEEQPLVYEKWDAEFATKAYRQQVEILTQNQLLEDLENEAKEKERMENEDSDSKKNVPMTISKPKSRKRPRKPKFKSLKKSTLVHEIQAVKDELPQDTSMDTISTDDDVADVTSYDGVASPEIISPNSNMEKKRKIGTCGDAQPSSSKSKKLKKTPEICSLASDTEPVLKQLDKPKNAKSCESAIDVDQKPTASKSRMGGKVSITFMPVKRVWIIRQEKLKRKNIWSRDCFPSPDLWMPQEDSVLCSIVDEYGPQWCLASEILYGMTAGGFYRGRFRHPVHCCERFRELVQRHILSVADNVNNEKSGNTGPAKSILRVTEDNARILSDITTELPDNEPLLQKHFLAVLSSVWKSKYHRHSSSHRNGFYTGGRHGFQIDLNHGREHIESMKFTDLKHSSRLVAAALDGANSRHGDGDILNRTEESTTCVDQLELTLEMQEEQDESTSLLPSMVHVLIRGPESSPSSILLEATKNIKSSHNSAENQFRHVPFITLEGGVCSNSIFSASQTGDLKHRTPLKSPLGKPSKSKLRKALDLIDSPSVVPPDIHHERFDRMPPLDPFVEMHDIDALYINNYFYDQDDVSVSLLDGTDWIQQSYDPGFITGLEDYSSLPEFADIG; via the exons ATGTCCACAAAAGGTCCGAGGCCCAAGGCTGATCATGAAACAAGGGTTAAACGGCAAAAG GCCCTTGAAGCTTGCAAAGAACCTCGACGACCTAAAACACACTGGGATCATGTTTTGGAAGAGATGGTTTGGTTGTCAAAG GACTTCGAGTCAGAGAGAAAATGGAAATTGGTTCAGGCAAAGAAGGTTGCTCTTAGAGCGAGCAGGGGAATGTTGGATCAAGCGACGCGTGGAGAGAAGAAAGCAAAG GAGGAAGAGCAACGGCTAAGGAAAGTTGCACTTAATATTTCTAAGGATGTTAAGAAGTTTTGGACGAAAATCGAGAAGCTG GTTCTTTACAAACACCAGCTAGCAgttgatgagaaaaagaaaaaaacccTAGACAAACAACTTGAGTTTCTTTTGGGCCAAACTGAAAG GTATTCGACAATGCTAGCAGAAAACCTTGTGTATCCTCCATGTATAATTGGTAATCCACACTCTGATGCTCATGAACCGCAATCTAGTAGTCAACCTAAAATAGAAGACCACACTATCCATGGAAGGGATTCCATGGATAAAGTAAATCTTG GATCTCAGGAAGATGATGTAAAGGTTGATGAGGATTTTCATGCACTATCTGAGGATGAAATC gaAGATGATTGGCACACCCTTGAAGAGGATGAAGCTCTAATAACAGAGGAGGAAAGGAAAGAAGAGCTGGAGGCTTTGCAGAATGAAGTAGAAATGCCTCTTGAAGAGTTATTAAAGCGTTATAATGTGGAAGAAG GTAGACGAGAGAGCGATATAGCTGTTGATAACCTTGAAGCTGGACCAACTATATTGGCTAATGATAATGGAAAGA GTAGAAGAGAGAGCGATATAGCTGTTGATAACGTTGAAGCTGGACCAACTATATTGGCTAGTGTTAATGGAAAGA AAAAAAATGAGTCCGATACCCTCCAAGATATTGATGGCGTTGAAAGTTCTGACGTCTTTGGTTGTTGT gGAAATAGTAATGGTATCTTACCTACATCAAAAATAAAGTTCAGTAAATTAGGGAGCACCTCCAAGGATTCACAAAAGTCAAAAAAGATTCGTGGTCTATATGACTTTCACGATGAACAG GAGGATGATGATTTCGTTCTCGGTGCTATAGAAGACAAG GATGATGAGACAACTCTTTCGGAGGAAGAACATCAGGAAAAGAATGAAGCAGTTAATCCTGTTGATGAA ATTTCTTTACTTCAGCTGGAAAGTGAAATTCCTTTGGAAGACTTGCTTGCAAGGTATAGAGAG GAGTCTGCAATGGATGAAGATTCTGAGCACTCCTCATTATATGATTCATCTTCTGAAGACTTACTGGATCCCCCGTTGGAGACTGGCATAGAACAAGTAGATCAATGTTCCGTCCATGATTCACCAGATGAACATGGCAAACTTGAAATTGTTCTTGCTTCTACTGACCAGGAAGAAGTGGAAACAGATTTAGTAGGAGAAAAAATGGAAAACGAGAATATGATTGCTGATGCAGCAGCTGCTGCAAGATCTGCTCAACCAACTGGCAATACATTCTCAACAACTAAAGTGCGTACAAAACTGCCTTTTTTTCTGAAGTACCCTCTTCGTGAATATCAACATATTGGATTGGACTGGCTTGTTACGATGTATATGAAACGACTGAATGGAATTTTAGCTGATGAAATGGGCTTGGGTAAGACAATTATGACAATTGCTTTGCTTGCGCACCTTGCTTGTGAAAAGGGTATATGGGGCCCACATCTCATTGTTGTTCCTACAAGTGTCATGCTGAACTGGGAAACAGAATTTCTCAAGTGGTGTCCtgcttttaaaatattaacgtACTTTGGAAGTGCCAAAGAACGGAAATTCAAAAGGCAAGGTTGGATGAAGCTGAACTCTTTCCACGTGTGCATAACAACATACAGGCTAGTTATACAGGACTCGAAGATTTTCAAGCGGAAAAAATGgaaatatttgattttggatGAAGCTCATCTGATTAAGAACTGGAAGTCACAAAGATGGCAAACCCTTCTTAATTTCAACTCCAAGCGGCGAATTCTCTTGACTGGTACGCCATTGCAAAACGATCTTATGGAGCTCTGGTCTCTGATGCATTTTTTGATGCCACACGTTTTCCAGTCTCATCAAGAGTTTAAGGACTGGTTCTGTAATCCAATATCTGGAATGGTAGAGGgacaagaaaaaataaacaaggAAGTTATTGACCGTTTGCATAATGTCCTCCGTCCATTTATTCTCCGTCGTATGAAAAGAGATGTGGAGAAACAACTTCCTATGAAAATTGAGCATGTTATAAATTGTAGATTGTCAAGGCGGCAGCGCAATCTATATGAAGACTTTATTGCTAGTTCTGAGACGCAGGCTACTTTAGCAAGTGCTAATTTTTTTGGGATGATTAGTGTTATAATGCAGCTCCGCAAAGTTTGTAATCATCCCGATCTTTTCGAAGGTCGACCAATTGTTAGTTCTTTCGATATGGATGGCATTAACATGCAACTAAGTTCTTTGGTGTGTTCAGTTCTTACTCCTAAACCACTCTCTGAGGTTGATCTTCAGGgctttggatttttatttactCATCTAGATTTTAGCATGACTTCTTGGGAGAGTGGTGAAGTTCAATCCATTGCTACCCCTTCTAGCTTAATCGAGGGTCGTGCAGGTCACGATATTCTCGAAGAGCTCAAGCCTTTGTACAAGAATTCAAAATCTTTCAGAACTAACATTTTTGAGGAGATTCAAAAGGCAATTTTAGAAGAGAGACTTAGAGAAGCAAAGGAACGTGCAGCATCTGTTGCATGGTGGAATTCCTTAAGGTGTAAGAGGAAGCCAATATACTCAACATCCTTACGAGATCTTGTCATGATTGGGCATCCTATTTCTGGCGTTCAACATGAGAGAAGCTACATGAACTCCTCAATGTTTGCAAATGCTGTTCTATCACCAGTTGAACGTATGCAGTCAATGATTGATCAAGTTGAATCATTTATGTTTGCAATTCCAGCTGCACGTGCCTCAACACCTCATTGCTGGTGCAGCAAGAGTGGTAGTAGTTCAGCATTTCTTTCCCCGACTTTCAAAGAGAGGTGTACAAGATTTTTTTCGCCCCTTTTAACTCCATTTCGCCCTGCAATTGTTAGGAGACAGTTATATTTTCCAGACCGTCGGCTTATACAGTTTGATTGCGGTAAGCTGCAAGAACTAGCTGTTCTACTCAGAAGATTGAAATCAGAAGGTCATCGAGCGCTAATATTTACTCAGATGACAAAGATGCTCGACATTTTGGAGgcttttataaatttgtatggTTATACATATATGCGCTTAGATGGTTCAACCCAGCCCGAAGAGAGGCAGACGTTGATGCAGCGGTTTAATACAAATCCTAAGTATTTCCTTTTTATACTTTCAACCCGCAGTGGTGGTGTTGGTATTAACTTGGTTGGGGCAGATACAGTTATCTTTTATGATAGTGATTGGAATCCTGCAATGGATCAACAAGCTCAAGATCGTTGCCACCGAATAGGTCAGACACGTGAAGTACatatttatcgattaattagtCAAAGCACTATAGAAGAGAATATTTTAAAGAAGGCCAATCAAAAACGCGCTTTAGATGATTTGGTTATTCAGAGTGGAAGCTACAATACTGAATTTTTCAAGAAACTGGATCCCATGGAATTGTTTAGTGGTCATCGAACAGTTAAGAGCATGCAAAAGGAGAAGAAGGACAATGATGGATCTGAAATTCCTGTGTCTCACGATGATTTAGAAGCTGCTTTAATGAATGCAGAAGACGAAGCAGATTACATGGCACTAAAGAAAGTTGAACAAGAAGAGGCTGTGGATAACCAGGAGTTTACTGAGGAGGCTATAGGAAAGTTGGAGGATGATGAGTTGATAAATGAGGATGAAACAAAGGCAGAAGAGGCTATTGATCTAGATGGTTTGCTTACAGCTTCATACAAAGATAATGAGGAAAATAGAGAAAACAATCTTAGAGAAGAGAGAGCTCTCACTTTGGTTGTAAAGGATGATGATGCTGATATGCTGGCTGATGTTAAAGAAATGGCTGCAGCTGCAGCAACAGCAGAGCAGGCAATTTTATCGTTAGAGAGTCAGTTGCGGCCTATTGATCGTTACGCTGTACGTTTTCTTGAGTTATGGGACCCTATCATAAACAAAGAGGCAATAGAATCTGAAATTAGATTTGAAGAGAGAGAATGGGAGCTTGATCGCCTTGATAGGTTAAAAGAAGAGATGGAAGCTGAGATTGACGACGAGGAACAACCACTTGTTTATGAAA AATGGGATGCAGAATTTGCCACCAAGGCATACAGACAACAGGTTGAGATATTGACACAAAATCAG TTGTTGGAAGATCTTGAAAATGAAGCTAAAGAGAAGGAACGCATGGAAAATGAAGATTCTGATTCTAAAAA GAATGTTCCCATGACAATTTCAAAACCCAAGTCAAGAAAGAGGCCTAGAAAACCAAAATTTAAATCTCTGAAGAAAAGTACTCTAGTTCATGAGATCCAAGCTGTGAAGGATGAGCTTCCACAAGACACATCTATGGATACCATATCTACGGATGATGATGTTGCTGATGTAACCTCTTATGATGGCGTGGCTTCACCAGAAATTATATCGCCAAATTCAAATATGGAGAAGAAACGTAAAATAGGTACTTGTGGTGATGCACAACCGAGTTCAAGTAAGTCCAAGAAACTCAAGAAAACTCCTGAAATTTGTTCCCTTGCATCAGATACTGAACCGGTTTTAAAACAACTTGATAAACCAAAAAATGCCAAATCCTGTGAGAGTGCTATTGATGTTGATCAAAAGCCAACAGCAAGCAAGAGCAGAATGGGAGGAAAGGTCTCCATAACGTTCATGCCTGTAAAGCGTGTCTGGATAATTAGGCAAGAAAAATTGAAACGGAAAAACATTTGGTCCAGAGATTGCTTCCCATCCCCGGATCTCTGGATGCCCCAAGAGGATTCTGTACTGTGTTCCATTGTTGATGAATACGGTCCTCAGTGGTGTTTAGCAAGTGAAATTTTGTATGGAATGACAGCTGGAGGATTTTATAGGGGAAGATTTCGCCATCCTGTTCACTGTTGTGAGAGATTTAGAGAACTCGTTCAACGCCATATCTTGTCTGTGGCTGACAATGTGAACAATGAGAAATCTGGTAATACAGGCCCTGCGAAATCAATTCTTAGAGTTACAGAG GACAATGCGCGGATACTGTCAGATATCACCACTGAGTTGCcggataatgaaccactccttcaGAAGCATTTCCTTGCAGTTCTTTCATCTGTATGGAAGAGCAAATATCATCGACATTCATCATCTCATAGAAATGGCTTTTATACTGGTGGAAGGCATGGTTTCCAAATTGATCTGAATCACGGAAGAGAGCATATTGAATCGATGAAGTTCACTGATCTAAAACATAGCAGTAGGTTAGTTGCTGCTGCTTTAGATGGGGCTAATAGTAGGCATGGAGATGGCGATATTTTGAATAGGACTGAGGAATCTACTACTTGTGTTGATCAGTTGGAGCTCACGTTGGAAATGCAGGAAGAACAAGATGAATCGACAAGTCTCTTACCTTCCATGGTACATGTTCTTATACGTGGCCCAGAGTCATCTCCATCGAGTATTCTTTTGGAAGCAACCAAGAACATCAAATCATCACATAATTCTGCTGAGAACCAATTTAG GCATGTACCGTTCATAACATTGGAAGGGGGCGTATGTTCTAATTCTATCTTCTCAGCATCCCAAACAGGCGATTTGAAGCATCGAACGCCCTTAAAATCCCCATTAGGCAAGCCTTCCAAATCCAAATTGAGAAAAGCGTTGGACCTTATTGATTCACCGTCAGTAGTGCCCCCAGACATTCATCATGAGAGATTTGATCGGATGCCCCCTCTCGACCCATTTGTAGAAATGCATGACATTGACGctctatatattaataactactTTTATGACCAGGATGATGTCAGTGTGAGTTTATTAGATGGAACTGATTGGATTCAACAGTCCTATGACCCGGGCTTCATCACTGGACTAGAGGATTATTCATCGTTACCTGAATTCGCGGATATTGGGTGA